In a single window of the Micrococcaceae bacterium Sec5.7 genome:
- a CDS encoding ABC transporter permease encodes MSNIFTDTFAWIADPAHWSGSSGIPVRLAEHLQYSGLVLVIAGAIAVPVGLYIGHTGRGRVVAVAVAGALRALPTLGLLVLFALLAGSGIMPPVWALVILTVPPLLAGTYAGISSVDRTVVDAARAVGMTELQILFLVEVPNGLQVMFGGIRTAILQVIATVSVVAYLPLGGLGRYLFDGLVLQDFPRMLAGSLLIAALAIAVDLILAGVQRLFVSPGLSNDPNGGQKATDDLTAAKPVAVVQGGTP; translated from the coding sequence ATGAGCAACATCTTCACTGACACCTTCGCCTGGATCGCCGATCCGGCGCACTGGTCCGGCAGTTCCGGAATCCCCGTCCGGCTGGCGGAACATCTGCAGTACAGCGGGCTGGTCCTGGTGATTGCCGGGGCCATCGCGGTTCCGGTGGGACTGTACATCGGGCACACGGGGCGCGGACGGGTCGTGGCAGTGGCCGTTGCCGGTGCCCTGCGTGCGCTGCCCACGCTTGGCCTGCTGGTGCTGTTTGCGCTGCTCGCAGGCAGTGGCATTATGCCTCCAGTCTGGGCCTTGGTGATCCTGACTGTCCCCCCGCTTCTGGCGGGCACATACGCCGGCATCTCCAGCGTGGACCGCACGGTTGTGGACGCCGCGAGGGCCGTGGGTATGACCGAACTCCAGATCCTGTTCCTGGTGGAAGTACCCAACGGCCTGCAGGTGATGTTCGGCGGCATCCGGACCGCCATCCTGCAGGTCATTGCAACTGTGTCCGTCGTGGCCTATCTGCCGCTCGGCGGGCTGGGGCGCTACCTCTTCGACGGTCTAGTCCTGCAGGACTTCCCCCGGATGCTGGCGGGGTCCCTCCTCATCGCTGCCCTCGCCATCGCAGTGGATCTGATCCTTGCCGGTGTGCAGAGGCTGTTCGTTTCACCCGGACTTTCCAACGATCCCAACGGTGGCCAAAAGGCCACTGACGATCTCACAGCCGCGAAACCCGTGGCTGTCGTTCAAGGAGGCACCCCATGA
- a CDS encoding polyphosphate kinase 2 family protein, protein MGSIVEFETRPSETLKVGKGFSLADVDPDSTPGYNGKKADGETLLADLDGKLAGLQEKLFAEAKFGGNKRILLILQAMDTAGKGGIVRHVMGAMDPQGVQLKAFKAPTDVEKSYDFLWRIEREVPAAGMVGVFDRSQYEDVLIHRVHSWASPDELKRRYGAINDFEGRLTDSGTRIVKVMLNISRDAQRDRLLTRLDDPAKHWKYSSGDLKERAFWDDYMAAYQAVFDNTSTALAPWHVVPADKKWYARIAVQQLVLGAMEGLKLEWPKAEFDVAAERRLVDKS, encoded by the coding sequence ATGGGCAGCATCGTGGAATTCGAGACGCGTCCTTCTGAAACCTTGAAGGTGGGGAAGGGGTTCAGCCTTGCCGACGTGGATCCTGACTCAACGCCCGGCTACAACGGGAAAAAGGCCGACGGCGAGACACTTCTGGCGGATCTCGACGGCAAGCTGGCGGGACTCCAGGAGAAGCTGTTCGCTGAAGCCAAGTTCGGCGGAAACAAACGCATCCTGCTGATCCTGCAGGCCATGGATACGGCGGGTAAGGGCGGAATTGTGCGCCACGTTATGGGAGCGATGGATCCGCAGGGCGTCCAGTTGAAGGCATTCAAAGCGCCCACGGACGTAGAAAAGTCCTACGACTTCCTGTGGCGGATTGAAAGGGAAGTCCCTGCGGCAGGCATGGTGGGCGTCTTTGACCGTTCCCAGTATGAGGACGTCCTCATCCACCGTGTTCACAGCTGGGCATCGCCGGATGAGCTGAAGCGGCGCTACGGAGCGATCAATGACTTTGAAGGGCGGCTGACGGATTCGGGAACCAGGATAGTCAAGGTCATGCTCAACATCAGCCGCGACGCACAGAGGGATCGGCTGCTTACGCGGCTCGACGATCCGGCGAAACATTGGAAGTACAGCAGCGGGGATCTTAAGGAGCGCGCCTTCTGGGACGACTACATGGCCGCCTATCAGGCCGTGTTCGACAACACGAGCACTGCTCTGGCTCCGTGGCACGTGGTTCCGGCCGACAAAAAATGGTATGCAAGGATCGCCGTTCAGCAGCTGGTGCTTGGAGCAATGGAAGGGCTGAAGCTTGAATGGCCCAAAGCGGAGTTCGATGTTGCCGCGGAGCGCCGCCTGGTGGACAAGTCCTGA
- a CDS encoding exodeoxyribonuclease VII small subunit, translating to MTDKKPETDTEALSYEEAREQLVGVVGKLEAGGASLEESLALWELGEALAKRCEEWLEGARKRLASARGTLPE from the coding sequence ATGACGGACAAGAAACCGGAAACGGACACCGAGGCACTCAGCTACGAGGAGGCCCGGGAGCAGCTCGTAGGCGTGGTGGGCAAACTTGAGGCCGGCGGTGCCAGCCTCGAAGAATCACTCGCGTTATGGGAGCTTGGCGAAGCGCTGGCCAAGCGCTGCGAAGAATGGCTTGAAGGCGCCAGGAAACGACTCGCCTCCGCCCGGGGCACCCTGCCTGAGTAG
- the ychF gene encoding redox-regulated ATPase YchF → MALTIGIVGLPNVGKSTLFNALTRNQVLAANYPFATIEPNVGVVNLPDPRLQQLAGIFGSQRLLPAVVSFVDIAGIVKGASEGEGLGNKFLANIREAEAIVQVVRVFDDPDVIHVDGKVDPGSDMETINTELILADLQTIEKAIPRIEKEVKTKKREAAELAAIQAAQAVLERGDTIFSSVASDKLEPEHLKELSLLTAKPFIYVFNADDGILGSPEKQAELRALVAPADSIFLDAKLESDLVELDEEEAREMLEMNGQDESGLDQLARVGFHTLGLQTYLTAGPKETRAWTIHQGDTAPQAAGVIHTDFQRGFIKAEVVSFDDLVDAGSMAEAKSRGKVRIEGKEYVMADGDVVEFRFNV, encoded by the coding sequence GTGGCTCTTACTATTGGCATCGTCGGACTGCCCAACGTCGGCAAATCAACTCTTTTCAACGCACTGACCCGCAATCAGGTGCTGGCAGCGAACTATCCGTTCGCCACCATCGAGCCGAATGTCGGCGTCGTGAACCTGCCGGATCCCCGGCTCCAGCAGCTTGCGGGCATTTTCGGATCGCAGCGGCTGCTTCCGGCTGTGGTGTCCTTCGTTGACATCGCGGGCATCGTCAAAGGCGCCTCTGAAGGTGAGGGGCTGGGGAACAAGTTCCTTGCCAACATCCGTGAGGCCGAGGCGATCGTCCAAGTGGTCCGGGTGTTCGATGATCCGGATGTCATCCATGTTGACGGCAAAGTGGACCCCGGCTCCGACATGGAGACCATCAACACTGAACTGATACTGGCCGACCTTCAGACCATCGAGAAGGCCATCCCCAGAATCGAAAAAGAAGTCAAGACCAAGAAACGCGAAGCCGCCGAGCTCGCGGCCATCCAGGCTGCGCAGGCAGTCCTGGAGCGGGGCGACACCATCTTCTCCTCCGTTGCGAGCGACAAACTGGAGCCTGAGCACCTCAAGGAGCTCAGCCTCCTCACAGCCAAACCCTTTATCTACGTCTTCAACGCGGACGACGGAATCCTGGGGAGCCCGGAAAAGCAGGCGGAGCTGCGCGCCCTGGTTGCGCCGGCCGACTCCATTTTCCTCGACGCCAAGCTCGAGTCCGATCTCGTGGAGCTGGATGAGGAAGAAGCCCGCGAAATGCTGGAGATGAACGGGCAGGATGAATCCGGCCTGGATCAGCTTGCCCGCGTCGGATTCCACACCCTCGGCCTGCAGACGTATCTTACGGCCGGGCCCAAGGAGACGCGCGCCTGGACCATTCATCAGGGCGATACCGCGCCGCAGGCCGCAGGTGTCATCCACACGGACTTCCAGCGGGGATTCATCAAGGCAGAGGTGGTCTCCTTTGACGACCTCGTCGACGCCGGTTCCATGGCCGAGGCGAAGTCCCGCGGCAAGGTCCGCATCGAAGGCAAGGAATACGTTATGGCCGACGGCGACGTCGTGGAGTTCCGCTTCAACGTCTAG
- a CDS encoding 4-hydroxy-3-methylbut-2-enyl diphosphate reductase: MTSSAVSLAMPTVPRRRRSPEDILAAAPVEGPKKVLLAAPRGYCAGVDRAVIAVEKALEHYGPPVYVRKQIVHNVHVVSSLEEQGAIFVDETDEVPEGALVIFSAHGVSPAVVQSAEDRGLRTIDATCPLVTKVHKEAVRFAKDDFDILLIGHDGHEEVEGTAGEAPEHIQIINGPHEVGKVTVRDPEKVIWLSQTTLSVDETMETVRLLKERFPTLQDPPSDDICYATTNRQVAIKKISPQAELVIVVGSANSSNSVRLVEVALEYGAKASYRVDFANEVDEAWFEGVATVGVTSGASVPEVLVKDVLRLLADYGYGSVEEVVTAEEDLLFSLPKELRATLKQAGDVTRALGGRRSRN, translated from the coding sequence ATGACCTCCTCAGCAGTTTCCCTCGCGATGCCCACCGTCCCGCGCCGGCGGCGATCCCCTGAGGACATATTGGCTGCGGCTCCCGTAGAGGGTCCCAAGAAGGTCCTGCTCGCCGCTCCGCGCGGATACTGTGCCGGTGTTGACCGGGCCGTGATAGCTGTTGAAAAGGCTCTGGAGCACTACGGCCCGCCCGTCTACGTCCGCAAGCAGATCGTGCACAACGTTCATGTGGTCAGCTCGCTCGAAGAACAGGGCGCCATCTTTGTTGACGAGACAGACGAGGTTCCGGAGGGCGCCCTGGTGATCTTCTCGGCCCACGGGGTTTCACCCGCTGTGGTCCAGTCTGCCGAGGACCGCGGGCTTCGCACCATCGATGCCACGTGTCCCTTGGTGACGAAAGTCCACAAGGAGGCGGTCCGCTTTGCCAAGGATGATTTCGACATTCTGCTGATCGGCCATGACGGCCACGAGGAAGTGGAAGGTACGGCCGGGGAAGCCCCGGAGCATATCCAGATCATTAATGGGCCGCACGAAGTGGGCAAGGTGACCGTCAGGGATCCGGAAAAGGTCATCTGGCTGTCCCAGACCACCCTCAGTGTGGACGAGACAATGGAAACAGTGCGCCTGCTCAAAGAGCGGTTTCCCACCCTGCAGGATCCGCCCAGCGATGACATCTGCTACGCCACCACAAACCGTCAGGTGGCCATCAAGAAGATCTCTCCGCAGGCTGAGCTGGTGATTGTTGTTGGATCGGCCAACTCGTCCAACTCTGTGCGTCTGGTCGAAGTGGCCCTGGAATATGGTGCCAAGGCTTCCTACCGGGTGGACTTTGCCAACGAGGTGGACGAGGCCTGGTTTGAAGGAGTCGCCACCGTGGGCGTCACGTCCGGTGCGTCCGTTCCTGAAGTGCTCGTCAAAGACGTTCTCCGGCTCCTTGCCGACTACGGCTACGGCTCTGTGGAAGAGGTTGTCACAGCGGAGGAAGACCTCCTGTTTTCCCTGCCCAAGGAACTCCGTGCAACGCTCAAGCAGGCCGGGGATGTCACCCGCGCACTGGGCGGCCGGCGTTCCCGCAACTAG
- a CDS encoding pyridoxal phosphate-dependent aminotransferase produces MAEFKQSTKLHNVLYDIRGPILQAAQQMEAEGHRILKLNIGNPAPFGFEAPDAILVDMIRHLPHAQGYSDSRGIFSARTAVSQYYQTRGIQNIHVDDIYLGNGVSELITMSLMALLDDGDEVLIPTPDYPLWTASVALASGKPVHYLCDEESGWQPDLEDLESKITPRTKGIVVINPNNPTGAVYPEATLKKIVALAEKHGLVLFADEIYEKILYEDAVHVNMASLTGDHVLCLTFSGLSKAYRVCGYRAGWMAISGPKKDASDYLEGISLLANMRLCANVPAQHAIQTALGGYQSINDLILPGGRLLEQRNMAYDLLNAIPGVSTQQARGALYLFPKLDPEFFHIRDDEKFVLDLLREQKILVSHGRAFNWVRPDHFRMVTLPNVKDIEEAIGRMADFLSRYQGN; encoded by the coding sequence ATGGCAGAATTCAAGCAGTCCACCAAGCTTCATAACGTCCTTTACGACATCCGTGGACCGATTCTTCAGGCCGCCCAGCAGATGGAGGCGGAGGGTCACCGCATCCTCAAACTGAATATCGGAAATCCTGCGCCGTTTGGGTTCGAAGCGCCGGACGCCATCCTGGTGGACATGATCCGCCACCTGCCGCATGCCCAGGGTTACAGCGACTCCCGGGGCATCTTCTCCGCCCGTACCGCGGTCTCGCAGTACTACCAGACGCGCGGGATCCAGAACATCCACGTTGACGATATTTACCTGGGCAACGGCGTCAGCGAACTCATCACTATGTCCCTCATGGCTCTGCTTGACGACGGCGATGAAGTGCTCATCCCTACGCCGGACTATCCGCTGTGGACCGCCTCCGTTGCTCTTGCCAGCGGAAAACCCGTCCATTACCTGTGCGATGAGGAGTCGGGCTGGCAGCCGGATCTCGAGGACCTGGAATCGAAGATCACACCGCGGACCAAAGGGATCGTGGTCATCAACCCGAATAATCCCACCGGAGCGGTCTACCCGGAGGCCACGCTCAAGAAGATCGTGGCACTCGCGGAAAAGCACGGGCTGGTGCTCTTTGCCGACGAGATCTACGAGAAGATCCTGTACGAGGACGCCGTGCACGTGAACATGGCCAGCCTCACCGGCGACCATGTCCTGTGCCTGACCTTCAGCGGGCTCTCCAAGGCATACAGGGTGTGCGGCTACCGCGCCGGCTGGATGGCCATCTCCGGCCCGAAAAAGGATGCTTCCGACTACCTTGAGGGCATCAGCCTGCTGGCCAATATGCGACTGTGCGCCAACGTGCCGGCACAGCACGCCATCCAGACTGCACTGGGCGGATATCAGAGCATCAATGATCTGATCCTTCCCGGCGGGCGGCTGCTGGAGCAGCGGAACATGGCCTACGATCTGCTCAACGCCATTCCAGGTGTCAGCACGCAGCAGGCACGGGGGGCGCTGTACCTGTTTCCCAAGCTGGACCCTGAGTTCTTCCACATCCGTGACGATGAGAAATTTGTTCTCGATCTGCTGCGGGAACAGAAGATCCTGGTCTCACACGGCCGCGCCTTCAACTGGGTCCGTCCCGACCACTTCCGCATGGTTACCCTGCCCAACGTCAAGGACATCGAGGAAGCAATTGGCCGCATGGCGGACTTCCTCAGCAGGTACCAGGGCAACTAG
- the xseA gene encoding exodeoxyribonuclease VII large subunit: protein MSEDIAATAAAPPAGPTTVPATAAETSPDNPWPLQLLSQKLKAHIDRTPSAWVEGQVIELNRRGTSAYLTLRDVDAEISLPASIWTTVLDRQETPLERGSRVVALLKPEFWLKTGRLSMQVKDIRPVGLGDLLARIERLRQALALEGLFAVSRKKRLPLLPHRIGLITGRESDAKKDILRNAALRWPAVEFEVREVAVQGNTAVAQVIGALRELDARPDVDVIVIARGGGALEDLLPFSSEELIRAVSAALTPVVSAIGHEADRPILDDVADLRASTPTDAAKRIVPDVVEELARVRQARDQLRRSVTRLVDRERDRLASLHSRPVLAAPEGMVTVRSEDVDRLRRRSSAAVHSAVVRATDQLLHLRAQVRALSPQQTLDRGYAVVQLSENGDVAGAGREVVRHPSQAPAGAGLSVRVAGGTFGANSTGPDDNNP, encoded by the coding sequence ATGTCTGAAGATATTGCAGCCACAGCTGCAGCGCCCCCAGCGGGGCCCACAACTGTGCCGGCCACGGCTGCGGAAACCAGCCCGGACAACCCGTGGCCGTTGCAACTGCTGTCCCAGAAGCTCAAAGCGCACATAGACCGGACGCCCTCTGCCTGGGTTGAAGGCCAGGTCATTGAGCTCAACCGTCGCGGCACCAGCGCGTACCTGACGCTCAGGGACGTGGATGCCGAGATCTCCCTGCCCGCCTCCATCTGGACCACCGTGCTGGACCGGCAGGAAACGCCGCTCGAGCGGGGCTCCCGCGTTGTCGCCCTGCTGAAACCCGAGTTCTGGTTGAAAACCGGACGGCTGAGCATGCAGGTAAAGGACATCCGGCCGGTAGGTCTCGGTGATCTGCTGGCCCGGATAGAGCGATTGAGACAGGCGTTGGCGCTGGAAGGGCTCTTTGCAGTTTCACGGAAGAAGCGGCTCCCCCTGCTCCCCCACCGGATCGGGCTCATTACCGGCCGGGAGTCGGATGCCAAGAAGGACATTTTGCGCAATGCGGCACTCCGCTGGCCCGCCGTCGAGTTCGAGGTCCGTGAAGTAGCGGTGCAGGGAAACACCGCGGTAGCCCAGGTCATCGGGGCCCTGCGTGAACTCGATGCCCGCCCGGATGTGGACGTCATAGTGATCGCCCGCGGTGGCGGTGCGCTGGAAGACCTGCTGCCATTCAGCAGTGAAGAGCTCATCCGTGCCGTGTCCGCCGCTCTCACCCCCGTGGTCAGTGCGATCGGCCATGAGGCTGACAGGCCGATCCTCGACGACGTCGCTGATCTTCGCGCATCAACGCCCACCGACGCCGCCAAGAGAATCGTGCCCGATGTCGTGGAGGAGCTCGCCCGGGTCAGGCAAGCCCGGGACCAGCTGCGGCGCAGCGTCACACGGCTCGTTGACAGAGAAAGGGATCGTCTGGCCTCGCTCCACTCCCGCCCGGTACTGGCCGCGCCGGAGGGCATGGTGACTGTCCGCTCCGAAGACGTGGACCGGCTCCGTCGCCGCTCCTCCGCTGCTGTGCATTCCGCGGTGGTGCGGGCAACAGATCAGCTGCTCCATCTGCGGGCACAGGTCCGTGCACTTTCCCCTCAGCAAACGCTGGACCGCGGATATGCGGTGGTGCAGCTCAGTGAAAACGGCGATGTTGCAGGTGCCGGGCGCGAAGTGGTGCGGCACCCGTCGCAGGCGCCCGCCGGGGCTGGGCTGTCGGTCCGTGTTGCCGGCGGCACGTTTGGCGCCAATTCCACCGGCCCCGACGACAATAACCCATGA
- a CDS encoding DNA recombination protein RmuC has translation MDAFALILALLMLLLGAVAGATATYIVFRRRSLALEEDFDGVSSRLSEVSGQFAAADAERRLLAVQNRELGESRNQDTSVLRALAPVAEKLTAVQQQVSLLERDRLEQYGQLAQQLQEARLSDEQLLRSTHALESALRSNSARGQWGEVQLRRVVEAAGMLRHVDFHEQLHSSGTDAAVRPDLVVQLPGEKQLVVDAKVPLSAYLEAQDLGASSGHGQPGLTASAQQSFMAAHAKALKAHVDALSNKKYWDIPGNSPELVICFLPAESILAAALTADPALLDHALSRNVVLASPSTLLAVLKSVAFTWRQDVLTDSARELFDLARQLYERMGTLGDNVSKLGSSLKSSVDRYNSMIGTLEARVLPTARKLNALDAAGLVAPAAVEVTPRSVAAPELQSSESQSDELERGENAA, from the coding sequence ATGGACGCTTTCGCATTGATTCTTGCCCTACTGATGTTGCTGCTTGGCGCTGTTGCCGGCGCCACCGCCACCTACATTGTCTTCCGCCGACGGAGTCTCGCTCTGGAAGAGGACTTCGACGGCGTTTCGTCGCGGCTTTCCGAAGTCAGCGGTCAGTTTGCCGCCGCCGACGCCGAACGGCGCCTGCTCGCTGTCCAGAACCGCGAGCTTGGCGAATCACGCAATCAGGACACCAGCGTGCTCCGTGCGCTTGCACCGGTAGCCGAAAAACTCACAGCCGTACAGCAGCAGGTGTCGCTCCTGGAGCGGGACCGGCTTGAGCAGTACGGGCAACTGGCCCAGCAGCTCCAGGAGGCCAGGCTCTCCGACGAACAGCTGCTGCGCTCCACCCATGCTCTGGAGTCCGCTCTGCGCTCCAACAGCGCGCGCGGCCAATGGGGAGAAGTTCAATTGCGGCGCGTTGTGGAGGCAGCCGGCATGCTGCGTCACGTCGATTTCCATGAGCAGCTCCACAGCAGCGGCACCGACGCCGCTGTGCGGCCCGACCTGGTGGTCCAGCTTCCCGGCGAAAAGCAGCTGGTGGTTGATGCAAAGGTCCCGCTCTCGGCATATCTGGAGGCCCAGGATCTGGGTGCCTCATCGGGCCACGGCCAACCGGGGCTGACCGCGTCCGCCCAGCAGTCTTTTATGGCAGCCCATGCCAAAGCCCTGAAAGCGCACGTGGATGCTCTGAGCAACAAGAAGTACTGGGATATTCCGGGCAACTCCCCCGAGCTGGTGATCTGCTTCCTGCCTGCCGAGTCCATTCTGGCCGCAGCTTTGACGGCAGACCCCGCACTGCTGGACCATGCTCTGTCCAGAAACGTGGTGCTTGCCTCACCGAGTACGTTGCTGGCGGTTCTTAAGTCCGTTGCCTTCACCTGGCGGCAGGATGTGCTGACCGACAGCGCCCGTGAACTGTTCGATCTGGCGCGGCAGCTCTACGAACGGATGGGGACGCTCGGGGACAACGTCAGCAAACTCGGTTCGTCGCTGAAGTCCTCCGTGGACCGCTACAACTCAATGATCGGCACTCTGGAAGCCCGGGTGTTGCCTACCGCCAGGAAGCTGAACGCCCTCGATGCCGCAGGGTTGGTTGCGCCGGCGGCCGTAGAAGTCACGCCGCGGTCAGTGGCCGCTCCTGAGCTGCAGTCCAGCGAATCGCAGTCCGATGAACTTGAGCGGGGCGAAAACGCGGCCTAG
- a CDS encoding ABC transporter family substrate-binding protein, with product MRFGRISKAVGVAAAAALALSACSGNTGTTPSSGAAGKEGGSATVVEVNAFNTFNTNTADGNTDINSKISYATHSGFYYIDNKLNIVRNEKFGKMEKTSDDPLTVKYTVNEGVKWSDGTPVTAADLLLQWAAFSGYYNDADAKAKTGTSYFSYAGDPTGLALTDFPEIGDNNRSMTVKYSKPFADWEIALGGPSVDIPAHVLAKKAGLTDGQAFVDFLKEKPRGDAKAPKPADAKLKAMSDMWNTGFDTKTLPADPSLYLSNGPFIVKSMNQDQSLTMVRNKDYNWGPAANLDEITVRYIGEAPAQVQALKNGEADIIAPQASADTLEQLKALESQGVTVEQGEQLSYDHIDLNYSGPFKDKSVREAFMKTVPRTDIVDKIIKKLAPDAKPLDSQLFVPAQPGYADSSKDNGSSAYQAVDIDGAKKLLNGATPEIRIMFNKDNPNRADAYSLIRESASKAGFKIVDGGLGKSDWGKALGDGSYDATIFGWINPGVGVSGVPQIFKTGNGSNFNLFSDPDADKLMEELIVTTDREKQDALIKQVDKKIWDSAYGLPLFQAVGVDAYSDRITGVKYMPNQTGVWWNFWEWAQK from the coding sequence ATGCGATTCGGTCGTATTTCCAAAGCAGTAGGTGTTGCCGCAGCCGCGGCACTGGCATTGAGCGCCTGCTCGGGCAACACCGGAACAACCCCGTCAAGTGGTGCCGCCGGGAAAGAGGGCGGCTCGGCCACCGTAGTGGAGGTTAACGCTTTCAATACGTTCAATACGAATACAGCCGATGGCAACACTGACATCAACTCAAAAATCAGTTATGCCACGCACTCGGGCTTTTACTACATCGACAACAAACTGAACATCGTTCGAAACGAAAAGTTCGGCAAGATGGAAAAGACCTCCGACGATCCGTTGACAGTGAAGTACACCGTCAACGAGGGCGTTAAGTGGTCAGACGGAACGCCCGTTACCGCTGCTGACCTGCTGCTGCAGTGGGCCGCCTTCTCGGGATACTATAACGACGCCGATGCAAAGGCGAAGACGGGCACCTCCTATTTCTCCTACGCTGGTGACCCAACAGGTCTGGCACTGACGGACTTCCCGGAAATCGGCGACAACAACCGCTCAATGACTGTGAAGTACTCCAAGCCTTTCGCCGACTGGGAAATAGCCCTCGGGGGCCCGTCCGTCGACATCCCTGCGCATGTCCTCGCCAAGAAGGCAGGGCTTACTGACGGCCAGGCATTCGTTGACTTCCTCAAGGAAAAGCCGAGAGGCGACGCTAAGGCCCCGAAACCGGCGGACGCGAAGCTGAAGGCCATGTCGGATATGTGGAATACCGGTTTTGACACCAAGACGCTGCCGGCAGATCCGAGCCTCTACCTTTCCAACGGGCCGTTCATAGTCAAGAGCATGAATCAGGACCAGTCCCTGACCATGGTCCGAAACAAGGACTACAACTGGGGTCCGGCCGCCAACCTCGACGAAATTACCGTCAGGTACATCGGTGAAGCTCCGGCCCAGGTCCAGGCGCTGAAAAATGGCGAAGCAGACATCATCGCTCCCCAGGCCTCAGCCGACACCCTTGAACAACTTAAGGCACTGGAGAGCCAGGGCGTCACGGTTGAACAGGGTGAGCAGCTTTCCTACGACCATATTGACCTGAACTACTCCGGCCCGTTTAAGGACAAGAGCGTTCGCGAAGCGTTCATGAAGACGGTTCCGCGGACCGACATCGTGGACAAGATCATCAAAAAGCTTGCCCCGGACGCCAAACCGCTCGATTCGCAGCTCTTTGTGCCGGCCCAGCCAGGATACGCCGACTCGTCCAAGGACAACGGATCTTCGGCGTACCAGGCGGTGGATATCGATGGGGCTAAGAAACTCCTCAACGGTGCCACCCCGGAAATCCGCATCATGTTCAACAAGGACAACCCGAACCGGGCCGACGCCTACTCGCTGATCCGCGAGTCCGCGTCCAAGGCAGGATTCAAGATCGTCGACGGCGGCCTTGGGAAGTCCGACTGGGGCAAGGCCCTTGGTGATGGTAGCTACGACGCCACGATCTTCGGCTGGATCAATCCCGGAGTGGGTGTCTCGGGCGTGCCGCAGATTTTCAAGACCGGAAACGGCTCCAACTTCAACCTCTTTTCCGATCCTGACGCCGACAAGCTGATGGAGGAACTGATCGTGACGACGGATCGCGAAAAGCAGGATGCGCTCATCAAGCAGGTTGATAAGAAGATCTGGGATTCGGCCTACGGACTGCCGCTATTCCAGGCAGTTGGGGTTGACGCCTACAGCGATCGCATTACCGGTGTGAAGTACATGCCCAACCAGACCGGTGTCTGGTGGAACTTCTGGGAGTGGGCTCAGAAGTAA
- a CDS encoding ABC transporter substrate-binding protein, which translates to MKHPVPTTITRRGLGGLAAGVGIIMALSACGGGNPLSTSTTGSTTGAAGGSLVVGSADFPESQIVAEIYAGALTAAGVTATTKPNIGSREIYFKAVQDGSIDLVPDYSGNLLSHVDAEAPEVAAEDIFKALPDKLPEGLGVLEAAKAESKDAMVVTKATAEKYQLKSVEDLAKVCKDLTMAAPATFETRAYGFPGLKKNYGCVLKALQPFSDGGGNLTLQALLKNDVQVADIYTTTPSIADNDLVVLDDPKNNFKAQQVLPLYNKAKMTDTAKEALNAVSKILTTEDLVNLNRAVSGSQKQNAKDAAAAWLKDKGIVK; encoded by the coding sequence ATGAAGCACCCTGTCCCCACTACGATCACCCGCCGCGGACTGGGCGGCCTGGCCGCGGGAGTCGGCATCATCATGGCGCTGAGCGCCTGCGGCGGCGGCAACCCGCTGTCCACATCGACCACCGGTTCCACCACGGGCGCAGCGGGCGGTTCCCTTGTTGTTGGTTCGGCCGACTTCCCGGAGAGCCAGATCGTGGCCGAGATCTATGCCGGCGCCCTCACCGCAGCCGGGGTGACCGCCACCACCAAGCCCAACATCGGATCGCGCGAGATCTATTTCAAGGCCGTTCAGGACGGTTCCATTGATCTGGTTCCGGACTACTCCGGAAATCTGCTGTCCCATGTGGACGCGGAAGCCCCCGAAGTCGCCGCGGAAGACATCTTCAAGGCGCTGCCGGACAAGCTCCCGGAGGGCCTGGGCGTGCTTGAAGCGGCCAAGGCCGAGTCGAAAGATGCCATGGTGGTCACCAAGGCAACCGCCGAAAAGTACCAGCTGAAGTCCGTCGAGGACCTGGCCAAGGTCTGCAAGGACCTGACCATGGCGGCGCCGGCCACGTTTGAAACCCGGGCCTATGGCTTCCCCGGGCTGAAGAAGAACTACGGCTGCGTGCTCAAGGCCCTCCAGCCGTTCAGCGACGGCGGCGGGAACCTGACGCTCCAGGCCCTCCTGAAGAACGACGTCCAGGTGGCTGACATCTACACCACCACCCCCTCCATCGCGGACAACGATCTGGTGGTTCTTGACGACCCTAAAAACAACTTCAAGGCCCAGCAGGTGCTGCCGCTCTACAACAAGGCCAAGATGACGGACACAGCCAAGGAAGCACTGAACGCGGTTTCCAAGATCCTGACTACAGAAGATCTGGTCAATCTCAACCGCGCAGTCAGCGGCAGCCAGAAGCAGAATGCAAAGGACGCAGCGGCTGCCTGGCTCAAGGACAAGGGCATCGTCAAGTAG